One Serpentinicella alkaliphila DNA segment encodes these proteins:
- a CDS encoding trans-sulfuration enzyme family protein, protein MKLDIFTNLVHGDLSFDESTGAISYPIYQSATFKHIGLNQSTGFDYSRESNPTRQKLESTLAILEGGKAAFAYSTGMAAIANLFNVFSSNDHIIVSNDLYGGTYRIFEELLCKQYGLQFTYVDTSNLNDIYNAYKENTKAVFIETPTNPMMKISDIKEISKFTKEKNILLIVDNTFLTPYFQRPLDLGADVVVHSGTKFLGGHNDVLAGAIILKENDELAERIKLIQKTVGAVLAPFDSWLLLRGIKTLGIRMEKQQENAFKIVEWLKQNKNVEEVFYPGIPDHVGHDICKSQSSGFGSMLSFSVKDVSLVKTILEGVKIISFAESLGGVESLITYPMVQTHSAIPKDILDAIGVNDKLLRLSVGIECAEDLIKDLERAMRLTI, encoded by the coding sequence ATGAAATTAGACATATTTACAAATTTAGTGCACGGTGATCTATCATTTGATGAAAGTACAGGGGCAATTAGTTATCCTATTTATCAAAGTGCAACATTTAAACATATAGGTTTAAATCAATCTACCGGATTCGATTATTCTAGGGAAAGTAATCCTACAAGACAAAAGCTTGAAAGTACTCTAGCTATTTTAGAAGGTGGGAAAGCTGCCTTTGCCTACTCCACAGGAATGGCTGCAATTGCAAATTTGTTTAATGTTTTTTCGTCAAATGACCATATTATAGTTTCAAATGATTTATATGGGGGAACATATAGAATATTCGAGGAGTTACTTTGTAAGCAATATGGATTACAATTTACTTATGTAGATACTAGCAACCTAAATGATATATATAATGCATATAAAGAAAATACTAAGGCTGTTTTCATTGAAACTCCAACAAACCCAATGATGAAAATATCTGATATTAAAGAGATATCAAAATTTACGAAAGAAAAAAATATTTTATTAATTGTAGATAATACTTTTTTAACCCCGTATTTTCAAAGACCACTAGATTTAGGAGCAGATGTTGTTGTTCATAGTGGGACAAAGTTTCTAGGAGGACATAATGACGTATTAGCAGGTGCAATTATACTTAAGGAAAATGATGAATTAGCTGAAAGAATTAAGCTAATTCAAAAGACCGTTGGGGCAGTACTAGCACCCTTTGACAGTTGGTTACTTTTAAGAGGAATTAAGACTTTAGGTATAAGGATGGAAAAACAACAGGAAAATGCCTTTAAAATTGTAGAATGGCTTAAACAAAATAAAAATGTAGAGGAAGTATTCTACCCGGGAATACCTGACCATGTTGGCCATGATATATGTAAAAGCCAATCTTCTGGGTTTGGTTCTATGCTTTCTTTCTCTGTAAAGGATGTAAGTTTAGTAAAAACCATATTAGAAGGGGTTAAAATAATTTCCTTTGCTGAAAGCTTAGGTGGTGTAGAGAGCTTAATTACCTATCCGATGGTTCAGACTCATAGTGCTATACCTAAGGACATTTTAGATGCTATTGGAGTTAATGACAAATTATTAAGACTATCAGTTGGTATAGAGTGTGCAGAGGATTTAATAAAAGATTTAGAAAGGGCAATGAGACTAACTATATGA
- a CDS encoding PRC-barrel domain-containing protein: MIIKGSELLGLELKSKNNQSLGYTVNDLVIASKGNYVIALLLKNNYLKKESKKNCKILCFNKIIEINNSIVTLNDKSITTFEQRPEIYELVEKPIKMIGFEVYSNNQELIGVVKDMILNINNGRIMGLVLSEGLFADLYNGYSVLPLDSNLAKYNYDCNRIIVNELIEEQIFDYGGGFKNIFSIDSDI, from the coding sequence ATGATTATAAAAGGAAGTGAGCTACTAGGATTAGAACTTAAAAGCAAAAATAATCAATCCTTAGGATATACAGTAAATGATTTAGTAATTGCCAGTAAAGGCAATTATGTAATTGCACTATTGCTTAAGAATAACTATTTGAAAAAAGAGAGTAAAAAAAACTGTAAAATTCTATGCTTCAATAAAATAATTGAAATCAATAATTCTATTGTTACCTTAAATGATAAAAGTATCACAACATTTGAACAGAGGCCAGAGATTTACGAATTAGTTGAAAAACCAATAAAAATGATTGGCTTTGAGGTTTACTCAAATAATCAGGAGTTAATAGGTGTAGTTAAAGATATGATCTTAAATATTAATAATGGAAGAATCATGGGATTAGTATTAAGCGAGGGTCTTTTTGCGGATCTATACAATGGCTATTCAGTTCTACCTTTAGATAGTAATTTGGCTAAATATAATTATGATTGTAATAGGATAATTGTGAATGAATTAATTGAAGAACAAATATTTGATTATGGCGGAGGATTTAAAAATATATTTAGTATAGATAGTGATATTTGA
- a CDS encoding glycosyltransferase family 4 protein, producing the protein MKVLMYIRRDYKDNMAGDSIQLTKTMEYLLKRGLQIEVSSDPRANLEKYDLIHLFNTIRIEDTYQFYKNAKKYKKKIVISPIYWNYIKYIALNKRTEILHYRWYKQNILRKEVLQNANLILPSSLTEMKEVEKEFNISIPYKVIPNGVDTIFEEDTSERFYNLYELEDFILCVGRISPHKNQLTLSKVANKLNIPLILVGPINDYSYYYECLKHNKELIYVPKVNHHELNSFYSAAKLHVLVSWYEIPGLVNLEAGLSGCNLLTTAEGSTKDYLGHYALYSTYENINDIETKISRAIKQERNDILRKHIRHNFTWEIVADKLINAYETLV; encoded by the coding sequence ATGAAGGTATTAATGTATATACGAAGAGACTATAAAGATAATATGGCGGGGGATAGTATACAGCTCACAAAGACAATGGAATACTTATTAAAAAGAGGCCTTCAAATTGAGGTATCAAGCGATCCTAGAGCTAATTTAGAAAAGTATGATTTAATCCATTTATTTAACACAATTCGAATTGAAGATACTTATCAATTTTATAAAAATGCCAAAAAATATAAGAAAAAAATTGTTATATCACCAATATATTGGAATTATATAAAATACATTGCTCTCAATAAACGGACGGAAATATTACATTACAGATGGTATAAGCAAAACATTTTAAGGAAAGAAGTGCTTCAAAATGCAAATCTTATCTTACCTAGTTCTTTAACAGAGATGAAGGAGGTAGAGAAAGAGTTTAACATAAGTATACCATATAAAGTTATTCCTAATGGTGTAGATACGATCTTTGAAGAAGATACTAGCGAACGCTTTTATAATCTTTATGAATTAGAGGATTTTATTTTATGCGTAGGAAGAATATCTCCACACAAAAACCAGTTAACTCTCTCAAAGGTTGCTAACAAACTAAATATTCCATTAATACTTGTAGGGCCTATAAATGACTATTCTTATTATTATGAGTGCTTAAAGCATAATAAGGAACTAATATATGTACCTAAGGTAAATCATCATGAATTAAATAGCTTTTATAGTGCTGCAAAATTACATGTACTTGTAAGCTGGTATGAGATACCAGGTTTAGTTAATCTAGAGGCTGGTTTATCAGGGTGTAATCTTTTAACTACAGCAGAGGGTAGTACTAAGGACTACCTAGGACATTACGCTCTGTACTCTACATATGAAAACATAAATGATATTGAAACAAAAATTAGTAGAGCAATAAAGCAGGAAAGAAATGATATTTTAAGAAAGCATATTAGACATAATTTCACGTGGGAAATTGTAGCTGATAAATTAATAAATGCTTATGAAACATTAGTTTAG
- the rfbD gene encoding dTDP-4-dehydrorhamnose reductase, whose amino-acid sequence MKVCILGGSGQLGRELNMKLTEHDLYSFDKLDLDITNPYRCYDVLSRIRPDYIINTAAYTDVESCEVKKDLAYRTNTLGAGNIAKISEVLKSKLIYISSDYVFDGKKGSPYDETDKPSPINVYGLTKYRGEIEVQNNTERYYIIRTSWLFGNRGKNFINTVLNLSSDNTILKVVNDQIGCPTYTADISLAIKSLIENGDYGTYHLVNDGSCSWYDLAIEICRIKKIDATILPLSTQEINKKASIPKNSSLNNNSHIKLRHWTDALYEYLTKKDN is encoded by the coding sequence ATGAAAGTTTGTATATTGGGTGGATCTGGACAGTTGGGTAGAGAATTGAATATGAAATTGACGGAACATGATTTATACTCTTTTGATAAATTAGACTTAGATATAACAAATCCATACAGATGTTATGATGTTTTAAGCCGGATTAGGCCGGACTATATAATTAATACCGCAGCATATACAGATGTGGAGTCATGTGAAGTAAAAAAGGATTTAGCATATAGAACAAATACTTTAGGTGCAGGAAATATTGCAAAAATAAGTGAAGTGCTAAAAAGTAAATTAATATATATAAGCTCTGATTATGTTTTTGATGGTAAGAAGGGAAGTCCATATGATGAGACAGACAAACCAAGCCCAATCAATGTTTATGGTTTGACAAAATATAGAGGTGAAATTGAAGTTCAAAACAATACTGAAAGATACTATATAATTAGAACTTCATGGCTATTTGGAAATAGAGGTAAAAACTTTATAAATACTGTTTTAAATCTAAGTAGTGACAATACTATTTTAAAGGTAGTTAATGACCAAATAGGTTGTCCAACGTATACGGCTGATATTTCGCTGGCAATAAAGAGTTTGATTGAGAATGGTGATTATGGAACCTATCATTTAGTTAACGATGGCAGTTGTTCTTGGTACGACTTAGCAATAGAGATATGTAGGATTAAAAAGATAGATGCAACTATATTGCCTCTATCTACACAAGAAATTAATAAAAAGGCATCAATACCTAAAAACTCAAGCTTGAATAATAATTCACATATCAAATTGAGACATTGGACCGATGCTTTATATGAATACTTGACTAAAAAAGATAATTAG
- a CDS encoding AI-2E family transporter has protein sequence MFFATIETFSNSIRNITKQGFLADFFSFITQIVLLLLICALLYYLIQIGNRYIDRDRRVNIGRKQVFYTVAIILSLIAIVFLFNIRNVIYETISPFIFAIILAYVLNPVVQYLNDKGIGRLWAVLLVYLAIILVFIILSITIVPKVSEEVKRLIDVMPRYSNGAYDYINNIYSKFNRNVNNLPQELDDVKEILRMNINRLQGIVFGFFATVTDSVIRFLSKIIGVILIPILSFYFLKDKDKFKKSLILLIPKSIRKQTISIAKDIDCILVSFIRGQLTVALFVGILTTIALLILRVEFAIIVGLIAGIANIIPYFGPVIGIVPGVIFALMDGPMKAIWVIITFTIIQQIESGIISPKIVGESVGIHPVFIILALIIGGKYLGVFGLLIAVPVAAIIKVVFKHFVRLIASH, from the coding sequence TTGTTCTTCGCTACAATAGAAACTTTTTCAAATAGTATAAGAAATATAACTAAACAAGGGTTTTTAGCGGACTTCTTTAGCTTTATTACACAAATAGTACTACTTTTACTTATTTGTGCACTACTTTACTATTTAATTCAAATTGGAAATAGATATATAGATAGGGATAGACGAGTTAATATAGGAAGAAAACAAGTATTTTATACAGTTGCAATTATTCTTTCTTTAATAGCAATTGTGTTTTTATTTAATATAAGAAATGTGATTTATGAAACTATTTCTCCATTTATATTTGCGATTATATTAGCCTATGTTTTAAATCCAGTAGTTCAATACTTAAATGATAAGGGTATTGGTAGGCTATGGGCAGTTTTATTGGTATATCTAGCAATAATATTAGTATTTATTATCTTATCGATAACTATAGTACCAAAGGTTAGTGAAGAAGTTAAAAGACTAATTGATGTTATGCCTAGATATAGCAATGGGGCTTATGATTATATAAATAATATTTACTCTAAATTTAATAGAAATGTTAATAATTTGCCACAGGAGCTAGATGACGTAAAAGAAATTTTAAGAATGAATATTAATCGTTTGCAAGGTATCGTGTTTGGTTTTTTTGCAACTGTTACTGATTCAGTAATACGATTTTTATCGAAAATAATAGGAGTAATTCTAATCCCAATCCTATCCTTTTATTTCCTAAAGGATAAGGATAAATTTAAAAAGTCATTAATTTTATTAATTCCAAAATCTATAAGAAAACAAACTATAAGTATAGCAAAGGATATTGACTGTATTTTAGTTAGTTTTATTAGGGGGCAGTTAACTGTAGCTTTATTTGTTGGGATTTTGACAACTATAGCTCTACTTATTCTAAGAGTAGAATTTGCTATTATAGTGGGTTTAATTGCAGGCATAGCAAATATTATACCTTATTTCGGACCAGTTATTGGTATAGTTCCTGGTGTTATTTTTGCACTAATGGATGGTCCTATGAAAGCCATTTGGGTTATAATAACCTTCACTATAATTCAACAAATCGAAAGCGGTATAATATCTCCTAAAATTGTAGGTGAGAGTGTTGGAATACACCCAGTGTTTATTATTTTAGCTTTAATTATAGGCGGAAAGTACTTAGGTGTTTTTGGTCTACTTATAGCAGTGCCAGTAGCAGCTATTATTAAGGTAGTATTTAAACACTTTGTTAGACTCATAGCCAGTCATTAA
- the nifS gene encoding cysteine desulfurase NifS, with the protein MKMKKVYLDYSATTPMKKEVIDEMLPYLTEHFGNPSSIHSFGRESRKAVDNARDQIAKTLGAKSDEIFFTAGGTESDNWAIKGVAYAMKGKGNHIITTKIEHHAVLHTCEELAKEGFEITYLNVDQYGLINLEELKSAIKENTILITVMFANNEIGTIQPIKEIGQIAKEKGIIFHTDAVQAYGNVHINVDQLGLNLVSISSHKIYGPKGIGALYIRRGTKILPFIHGGAQEKKRRAGTENVASIVGFGKAAELAHESLDGHINRLLALRTKLMDNLLSKIPYSQVNGHPTKRLPGNVNISFEFIEGESLLLSLDMVGIAGSSGSACTSGSLDPSHVLMAIGLSHEIAHGSLRLTIGDFTTDEEIEYVLEKLPPIVDRLRQMSPLYEKVKGGK; encoded by the coding sequence ATGAAAATGAAAAAGGTTTACTTAGATTACTCTGCTACTACACCAATGAAAAAAGAAGTTATAGATGAAATGCTACCATACTTAACTGAACATTTTGGTAATCCATCAAGTATACATTCATTTGGTAGAGAGAGCAGAAAAGCAGTTGATAATGCAAGAGATCAAATAGCCAAAACTTTAGGGGCAAAATCAGATGAAATTTTCTTTACAGCTGGTGGTACAGAGTCTGATAACTGGGCTATTAAAGGTGTAGCTTATGCAATGAAAGGTAAAGGCAATCATATAATTACTACAAAAATTGAACACCATGCGGTACTTCATACTTGTGAAGAACTAGCCAAAGAAGGTTTTGAAATAACATATTTAAATGTAGATCAATATGGACTTATTAATCTAGAGGAATTAAAAAGTGCAATAAAAGAAAATACGATTTTAATTACAGTTATGTTTGCTAATAATGAAATTGGAACTATACAACCTATTAAAGAAATTGGTCAAATAGCTAAGGAAAAAGGCATTATTTTTCATACGGATGCAGTGCAAGCCTATGGAAATGTTCATATTAATGTAGATCAATTAGGTTTAAATTTAGTGTCTATTTCCTCTCATAAAATTTATGGACCTAAAGGAATTGGTGCCCTTTATATTAGAAGAGGTACTAAAATATTACCATTTATTCATGGTGGTGCACAGGAAAAGAAAAGAAGAGCTGGTACTGAGAATGTAGCTAGTATTGTAGGTTTCGGTAAAGCTGCAGAATTAGCCCATGAAAGTTTAGATGGACATATAAATCGTTTACTAGCTTTAAGAACTAAGCTTATGGATAATTTATTAAGCAAAATACCTTACTCTCAAGTTAACGGACATCCAACTAAAAGATTACCGGGGAATGTAAATATCTCCTTTGAATTCATAGAAGGTGAATCCTTATTATTAAGTTTAGATATGGTTGGTATTGCTGGTTCTAGTGGATCTGCCTGTACATCTGGTTCCTTAGATCCATCTCATGTTTTAATGGCAATTGGCTTAAGTCATGAAATAGCACATGGTTCTTTAAGATTAACTATCGGTGACTTTACGACGGATGAGGAAATTGAGTATGTCTTAGAAAAACTACCACCTATTGTTGATAGACTTAGACAAATGTCACCATTATATGAGAAAGTAAAAGGAGGAAAATAA
- a CDS encoding CAP domain-containing protein, which translates to MLKVKLSRKVAISVLSTTLVLSTVTFPSASTVYRVVYNPNTNVVRTSSNYSITQILQRYNIRVAPVQQTSTPIQQPQAPATQPQAPVQQQPQQNVSNARHSLTANEVKLVELVNSARANAGLAPLAIDVDLSYVARVKSQDMHDNKYFSHTSPTYGSPFDMMKKFGIQYRSAAENIARTSSVESAHNGFMNSEGHRKNIMNPRFTHIGIGIYNGYYTQMFIQK; encoded by the coding sequence ATGTTAAAGGTTAAATTATCCAGAAAGGTTGCTATATCAGTACTATCTACTACATTAGTTCTTTCTACAGTTACATTCCCAAGTGCATCAACTGTTTATAGGGTTGTATATAATCCAAACACAAATGTAGTTAGAACATCATCAAACTACTCAATAACACAAATACTACAAAGATACAATATAAGAGTAGCACCTGTTCAGCAAACTTCAACTCCTATACAGCAACCTCAGGCTCCTGCTACTCAACCTCAGGCTCCTGTTCAACAACAGCCACAGCAAAATGTCTCTAATGCAAGACATTCTCTAACGGCAAATGAAGTTAAATTAGTTGAATTAGTTAACAGTGCAAGAGCAAATGCTGGACTAGCACCACTGGCTATTGATGTTGATTTATCTTATGTTGCAAGAGTAAAATCGCAGGATATGCACGATAACAAGTATTTTTCACATACTTCACCGACATATGGTTCACCTTTTGATATGATGAAAAAATTCGGTATTCAATATAGAAGTGCTGCAGAGAATATTGCTAGAACAAGCAGTGTAGAGTCTGCTCACAATGGATTTATGAATTCTGAAGGTCACAGAAAAAATATAATGAACCCACGTTTTACTCATATAGGAATCGGTATATATAACGGTTACTATACTCAAATGTTTATTCAAAAATAA
- a CDS encoding RrF2 family transcriptional regulator — translation MKLSTKGRYGLKAMFQLSILYGDGPIPLKLIAEKQNIPDQYLEQLVAALRKEGYVKSVRGAQGGYMLALPPEKITVGDIIRTLEGPVAPSECVIDDDTSVCTRKDCCVTRVVWEKIRDSINNVVDSITLQDMLNDYNSLANKDDYNIF, via the coding sequence ATGAAGCTATCTACAAAGGGTAGATATGGATTAAAGGCAATGTTTCAATTATCAATTTTATACGGTGATGGACCAATTCCTTTAAAACTAATTGCTGAAAAACAAAACATACCTGACCAATACTTAGAGCAGTTAGTAGCAGCTTTAAGAAAAGAAGGGTATGTAAAAAGCGTCCGTGGAGCTCAAGGCGGTTATATGCTAGCTCTACCACCTGAAAAAATAACAGTAGGAGATATAATAAGAACTCTTGAAGGTCCAGTTGCACCTTCGGAATGTGTAATAGATGACGACACTAGTGTTTGTACTAGAAAGGACTGCTGTGTTACTAGAGTAGTTTGGGAAAAAATTAGAGATAGTATAAATAATGTTGTAGATTCTATTACTTTACAGGATATGTTAAACGATTATAACAGTTTAGCAAATAAAGATGATTATAATATTTTTTAA
- the nifU gene encoding Fe-S cluster assembly scaffold protein NifU, with protein sequence MYTEKVMDHFTNPRNVGEIENADAVGQVGNAKCGDIMKIYLKIENDIIVDVKFKTFGCGSAIATSSMATELIKGKSVKEALSLTNKAVAEALDGLPPVKMHCSVLAEQAVKAAIYDYAKSNNLHFEELEGFDPDEDHDHHHDIEDEVENCN encoded by the coding sequence ATGTATACAGAAAAAGTAATGGATCATTTTACAAATCCTAGAAACGTTGGAGAAATAGAAAACGCTGATGCGGTTGGTCAAGTTGGTAATGCTAAATGTGGAGATATAATGAAAATATATCTAAAAATAGAGAATGATATTATAGTAGATGTAAAATTTAAAACCTTTGGATGTGGTTCAGCTATTGCAACTTCAAGTATGGCTACAGAGTTAATTAAAGGTAAGTCAGTAAAAGAAGCTTTAAGCTTAACAAATAAAGCTGTTGCTGAGGCTTTAGATGGTTTACCACCGGTTAAAATGCATTGCTCTGTTTTAGCTGAGCAGGCTGTAAAAGCAGCTATATATGATTATGCAAAAAGTAATAATTTACATTTTGAAGAGTTAGAAGGATTCGATCCTGATGAAGACCACGATCATCATCACGATATTGAAGACGAAGTAGAAAATTGTAACTAA